The genomic region GCTCccatatgttttttaaaaatggtTTTCAATGTACATTATGTGATATCttatcccatcagctttctataagAATTGACTGGTGAAAGACACTAACCATGCATTTCCATATATAGCTACATAGCATTAGTGTTGTCATGATTCAATCTTTGATATTACATAATATTATATtgaaatatatgccatttagcagacacttgcGTGCATTCAGTTTAAGTACGTatggtcccaggaatcgaacccactatcctggcgttgcaagtgccatgctctaccaactcagctacagaggaccacagtgaaCAATAGTCATATCACATCAGGAAAGATATACATTCTAGAGTTCTAGCTAGCGGCATAAAGTAGAGTCTAGATGTAGTGTGGAGTGGAATGTTTCATTTGGTCAAGTTTTAGCATGATTCTGCCAGTCAGCTGTCCATCATATAGCTATAACAGTTTATACAGATGACAGCATCTATAACCGGTCAGTGAAGGCATTATAACTACTGTTATAACCTGCAACTCAAGCTTCAGTACTAGTTTACATTTCAAATACTGTTTGtttagcctgtctgtctgtctgcaattTACCATTGAGCACCTTGGAatgccatcgagagcatcctgactggttgcatcactgcctggtatggcaactgcttggcatccgaccgcaaggcgctacagagggtagtgcgtacggcccagtacatcactggggccaagcttcctgccatccaggacctatatactaagcggtgtcagaggaaggcccaaaaaattgtcaaagactccagtcaccctagtcatagactgttctatctgctaccgtacggtaccggagcaccaagtctaggaccaaaaggctccttaacagcttctacccccaagccataagactgctgaacaattactcaaatggccacccggactatttacattgaccccctgcTGCtccttgctgtttattatctatgcatagtcactttacaaattacctcgactaacctgtacccccgcacattgactcggtatcccctgtatatagcttagttattttaatgtaattttcttgttacttttttattttagtgaatttttttactttagtttatttagtatatattttcttaactctttcttgaactgcattgttggttaaggacttgtaagtaagcatttcacggtaaggtctacacctgttgtattcggcatgtgacaaataaaattggatttgatttgaatggatgcgtctaaaatggcaccctattcccaatatagtgctcTACATTTCGCCATTTCAGACGCACCCCTGGACTTACACCCTTCACTCCCCTGTGCCCTCCAACCGCCGGGGCAAGAAGAAGATGGCCTTCTGCCCTATGTGGGTTCTAGAGCCTAGTTTTGGTTTTCCATTCTTCTTCAGTCCCACGTACCAGCTCCTGTCCTGGCACTTCTGGGCCTGATACGTGTTGTAATGGTTCACCTCTATCTTCtccaggaaataacactgatccgTTACTGTCGACTACATgggagagacagaaacacagataGTCGGAATACTTAATCATCACAAACCTACGCTGGTCATTGATTAGATTACCTGGGGGTGGTCAAAGGCTATACATAGTCCAAAACAGATTGGTAAGGTTCTGGGGGTGGTCAAAGGCTATACATAGTCCAAAACAGATTGGTAAGGTTCTGGGGGTGGTCAAAGGCTATAGGTAGTCCAAAACAGATGGGTAAGGTTCTGGAGGTGGTCAAAGGCTATAGGTAGTCCAAAACAGATGGGTAAGGTTCTGGGGGTGGTCAAAGGCTATAGGTAGTCCAAAACAGATGGGTAAGGTTCTGGAGGTGGTCAAAGGCTATAGGTAGTCCAAAACAGATTGGTAAGGTTCACGTAACTAACAGTTGGAATGCAAAGAaggaaaacatttttaaaatgtttgaGTGATGTAAAATAATTATTTGAAGGATAATAATACTTGTAAATGTCTCCTATCACTATCCTAAATGAATGTGTTGACACCAATGTTAAACAGCACTGTTTCTGTGACTTTTGTGTGTAGGTTAGTTAGGGAGGGTGAAGGGCTCACCATAAGAACAGTCATACAGGCAGTTTAATACTCACTGAACTGTGTAGCTTTCCTTCACTGCTCATGGCCAAGTAGAGTCCTGCCTCTGTCCCCTGGATGACAACCACACCATGGTCCACAGATTTCACCCTCAGGACCGCTAAGGCAAGGACAGGGCAGAAGGCAACATCAgattgacacagacagacagacccccccacccccacacacacaagatGGCAAACTAACACAACTGTGTTGTTGCAGTCTAAATATATCCCACACATTCCTATCATGATAGAGATAGGCTTTCAGTAATTCACACCCACTGTCCTTATTATTGAGCCTGAGCCATAAAATGATTATGGGCCATTATTACAGTGTGGGAGACTAATGATTATCTGTACCGAAGTTTATGAGCCTGGAAATAACCATTATTTTAGGTCCATTGTGAACTTTTGCAAACTATTAGAGCATGCATCAACATAAATGTATTACAGTTCAATATAAAGTTAATTATTCAGATAAATACAAACTTCTTGATTAGATGAACAATTCAATAAACGAAATAGTAGCCGAATTAATAACATAGATTTTTGTATTATTTACATTGTATTCTTTTTTCATTTGAGAACACAAAATCCACTGAAATATTCTAGTATTTCTGGTTTTACTGTGAATGTCATTCTCGTCCCTCTTGCCTCCCACTGTCCCATCCGGGAGAATCTGCAGATGATGTCCGCCATTCATGCAGTATAGGCGGGTCAGCTTTTTATTGTCGAGCAGGTTACATCCGAATCTCTCAATCTCCTGCCCCACCGGTAAAACCGTTATTTCCTCATCCGTCATTTTTGGATAAACAATAAATTAAAATAGCGACGGTCGGTCACACTACCTGAGAAAAAACACCTGATGCGCGCTCTGCGGCTGCGGTAAGAACGAAAACAACCCGGTAGTAAAATCGCCTCTTGATGGCAAACAGAAACCTGTTTGGACTTTATAGTCACCCGTAGAAGCAACAACGATCTGTGGTCACGCGCGTTTGGTCGTGGGGGAGCGGAGCACTGACCACCAAAGAGGGCGCGTACCCGTAGCCTAATCTGCTCATTATTTTCCCACCCAGGAAGTGGAGGATTAAAGTTAGAAACACACTATTAGGATACAACAGTAACACCTGTTACACATACACCTGCTGGCGGTTCCTGTTATATTGGACCAGGACCTGTAAACTATTCATAAAGCatcagagtaagagtgctgatctgggatcagatccCCCCCTTGTCCATATCATCTTATTCATTAATGATctaaaaaggcaaaactgatcctagattacCACTCCTGCTGTGAgagaatacaggccctggtctctCTATCCAAATAGATTTTAATCTCAATTATTCTAATCTGAACAAATACATGAATTATTTATTCTAATAAGAGAGAAAATGGCTACTAGGCTACAAGGTAAAATAATCCATCCCAGTTCACAGGAATCCTTGGGGGCCTCATCTTTCCCTATGCGGTTGTGTAGCCtacaacaataataaataatatttaATTGAATGGCACCCTTAAACAAAGTAATCAAACAAAGACTACACCCCTACAAAGCAAATTTAGGACAACATTGAAAAGAAAATGTCATTCGGGAACCAGTAAGGAGGATACACATTCCTGAGGTGGGAGCCAATCTCCCTTGACAACCAGGATATAACTTGAGAGTTTGCGTCAACTGTCCATCCATAAAACCCTCTACAACAGTCTCACTATAGAGACCGTCTGGGAATCTGGGATAGGAGCCACAGCCTTGTAGCCTGGTCCAAGATCTGTTTGTGCAGTCttgccatggcaaaatgtttggTATGCCAACCACCATAGGAGTTGGCCATACAGTACAAACatatctgggatcaggctatggGGCCTCAATAAGGAACAAAAAGCAGTTTTCTCCTAACATTATCACTGGCTTTGGGGCATCAAGTGTGGTCATATAAATTCTGTGTTGAAATGCTGATACCAAGAGACTAGCAGTAGCAATATTAGACTGACATGAAAGTGGAGTTTGGTGTAGGAACATCTTTCGGTGCCAAGACATTCATTTCCATAAACTAGAATAGGTCCACTGGCAGCTAGCGAAGGAAATCATTTGGTTACAAATCAAACCAATAAGCACCAGAATAGAAAAGCCCATTTATTGAATGAACCATTGCTTAATTATCATAATATGATTATTAAAAGTATATCTGACAAGGTGACCATTTTCATTGTTCAGAAGTGAGCTAACATCATGATCAATCTGCATACAATTCCTTGTTTTGAAAGATACCACACACAACGAAGATGTCCAGTTCAACATTTAATGGAAGGAAAAGCATCAACATGACCTACTACAGACGAGTAATAATACAGAGGACATATAAAACTATTATTATTTGTGGGAGAAATACAACACATTGTTTTTCTTTACATTGGGTtatgtgtacagtggcttgcgaaagtattcaccccccttggcatttttcctattttgttgccttacaacctggaattaaaatggattttttgggggtttgtatcatttgatttacataacatgcctaccactttgaagatgcaaaatatttttttcttgtgaaacaaacaagaaataagacaaaaaaaactgaaaacttcagcgtgcataactattcactcccccaaagtcaatactttgtagagccacattttgcagcaataaCAGCtggaagtctcttggggtatgtctctataagcttggcacatctagccactgggatttttgcccattcttcaaggcaaaactgctcattcaagttggatgggttctgctggtgtacagcaatctttaagtcataccacagattctcaattggattgaggtctgggctttgactaggccattccaagacatttaaatgtttccccttaaaccactcgagttgctttagcagtatgcttagggtcattgtcctgctggaaggtgaacctccgtcccagtctcaaatctctagaagactgaaacaggtttccctcaagaatttccctgtatttagcgccatccatcattccctcaattctgaccagtttcccagtccctgccgatgaaaaacatcccctcagtatgatgctgccaccaccatgcttcactgtggggatggtattctcggggtgatgagaggtatttggtttgcgccagacatagtgttttccttgaaggccaaaaagctcaattttagtctcatctgaccagagtaccttcttccatatgtttggggagtctcccacatgccttttggcgaacaccaaacgtgttcgcTTATTTTTCTCTataagcaatggtttttttctggccactcttccgtaaagcccagttctgtggagtgtacggcttaaagtggtcctatggacagatactccaatcttcgctgtggagctttgcagctccttcagggttatctttggtctctttgttgcctctctgactaataccctccttgcctagtccgtgagttttgatgggtggccctctcttggcaggtttgttgtggtgccatattctttccattttttaataatggatttaatggtgctccgtaggatgtttcaaagtttctgatattttttataaccaaaccctgatctgtacttttttttgtttgttggtcatttagcagacgctcttatccagagcgacttacagttagtgagtgcatacatttttcatactggccccccgtgggaatcgaacgccatgctctaccaactgagctacacgggaccactaCTTATCCACATCTTTGTccgtgacctgtttggagagctccttggtcttcatggtgccgcttgcttgatggtgccccttgcttagtggtgttgcagactcaggggcctttcagaacaggtgtatatatactgagatcatgtggcagatcatgtgacacttagattgcacactggtggactttatttaactcattatgtgacttctgaaggtaattggttgcaccagatcttatttaggggcttcatagcaaagggggtgaatacatatgcaaccaacttttccgttatttattttttagcatttttttgaaacaagttattttttttcatttcacttcaccaatttggactattttgtgtatgtccattacatgaaatcaaaatccatttaaattacaggttgtaatgcaacaaaataggataaacgccaagggggatgaatacttttgcaaggcactgtacataattCAAATTGTGTAAGCAAAACCAATAATCTTCAAAGGAAAGGATATACTAGTgaatcctcatcatcatcatcatcgtgtCTGCATACGTTTTATACAAAATAGAATTTCAATATTTTGGGTAGTGCAAATTTTCAGGCTCATGCTGGTTGATTACTTTCACAAACAGTTTGTGTGTGAAGTTTTTTGACTGACTACTATGTTCATAGCATTAAGTACACAACATTTGACCAAAGCCACACAAAAAAAGAAATATCAAATGTGTTATAAAACAAAGTCCTGTAGGTCTGTCGTTCCAAGAGCTACTAAGACTACAGGGAAATATGCTGAACTTTGAGTCTGGATTTGCTTTGGCCACCTGGTAGAAAATCTAACATTCTGGAACTGTGTTGTCTAAATAAAATGGTATATATTGACACTTGAAAGTTTTCCTGAAAATCTGTCCTGCAGAGAAACACAGAAATAGTTCACTAAAGTGAAAATGTTCTGTCTAAAATAGCTTATATTGGAAAATTAAAAAAGAAATGACATAGTATGTCTATAATCTGTTTAGAGTAACAAGTAACTCATGTATTTGAAATTTCTATTGCATATTTTCAGAATGTCTTGTAAATAATGTACTGCATAATACAATTCCACAGAGACCAATACATTTTTGGATAAGGAGAGGTGAGTAGTTAGTGGTTTCATGCCTATTATATGAAAGGCAACAGCAGAGTACAATTTGTAGCCACACTGAATGTGAAAGTAACCCATAGGAAATACAGACGCAGTTTAGATTGGGAGAATACATTT from Coregonus clupeaformis isolate EN_2021a chromosome 3, ASM2061545v1, whole genome shotgun sequence harbors:
- the LOC121545721 gene encoding putative fibroblast growth factor 1; the protein is MTDEEITVLPVGQEIERFGCNLLDNKKLTRLYCMNGGHHLQILPDGTVGGKRDENDIHTVLRVKSVDHGVVVIQGTEAGLYLAMSSEGKLHSSSTVTDQCYFLEKIEVNHYNTYQAQKCQDRSWYVGLKKNGKPKLGSRTHIGQKAIFFLPRRLEGTGE